In Haematobia irritans isolate KBUSLIRL chromosome 1, ASM5000362v1, whole genome shotgun sequence, a genomic segment contains:
- the LOC142220145 gene encoding protein takeout-like yields MKCKAGDNECVRSKIQEIIKRFPHGNPDFSMPDISAFNFTNVIVSRASSNTPVQLNFKFLEFTAYGLENLVLLHTKGWTKDPQLIEGEIVLPDLKIIGDYETNGKILFLRLDGKGKGNVELKDCTLNVKIRLDLEKREDGKNYLKVKKTKVTMEPKKMIVKMDNLVKGSPELTNSINQVVNENWQDVWAELSDGINKVVAQIFYNAMTPVFNALPYDNFYVD; encoded by the exons ATGAAGTGTAAAGCAGGAGACAATGAATGCGTTCGTTCTAAAATCCAAGAGATTATAAAAAGATTCCCTCATGGTAATCCCGATTTCAGTATGCCGGATATATCTGCTTTTAATTTTACCAATGTAATTGTGTCACGTGCCAGCAGTAATACACCAGTACAAttgaattttaagtttttggaGTTTACGGCTTATGGATTGGAAAATCTGGTCTTATTGCATACCAAAGGATGGACCAAAGATCCACAATTAATTGAGGGTGAAATTGTATTACCTGATTTGAAAATAATTGGGGATTATGAAACaaatggcaaaatattattcttaAGACTGGATGGCAAAGGAAAGGGAAATGTCGAATTGAAAGATTGCACATTAAATGTGAAGATTCGATTGGATTTGGAGAAAAGGGAGgatggaaaaaattatctaaaggtTAAAAAAACAAAGGTTACAATGGAGCCCAAAAA AATGATTGTCAAAATGGATAATCTAGTAAAAGGAAGTCCAGAGTTGACGAACAGCATCAATCAGGTCGTAAACGAAAATTGGCAAGATGTTTGGGCCGAATTAAGCGATGGCATCAATAAAGTTGTTgctcaaatattttacaatgcTATGACACCAGTTTTCAATGCCCTACCCTATGATAATTTCTATGTAGACTAG